In Leeia aquatica, a single window of DNA contains:
- a CDS encoding MFS transporter, whose translation MSASSRMSALELRASAGLAGIYALRMLGIFLFLPVFMPYAAHLEGSNLKLAGLAFGIFALVQALLLIPFGMWSDRIGRKRVIYAGLGLMAAGSFLGAWVDSIGWLIVARALQGTGAISAALTALLADLTREEHRTKAMAMVGGSIGVTFAVSLVAAAQIEHAIGVSGMFFLMGCLAIAAAFGVRFVVPDPQRSRFHSDAETNANRLPAILRDGQLLRLNFGVFALHAAQAAMFSVIPFSLAQLGMHKPDHWHVYLPVAMVGFVLMVPAIIYGEKRGKLKQVFLGAIVLMMLAQLGMALWLDSITSIVLWLGVYFLAFNALEATLPSLISKMAPADAKGTAMGVQNTAQSIGFAVGSVGGSFLHAHGGPAAAFLLCAGLMLVWAILALTMQTPLPVSSKMLHIADDWEGDAALLGEQLRACDGVIEAVVIPGESAAYLKVAQAGWDETAVLALIEATAGTGRASA comes from the coding sequence ATGAGTGCATCTTCACGCATGTCGGCCCTGGAGCTGCGCGCCAGCGCCGGGCTGGCTGGCATCTACGCACTGCGCATGCTGGGCATCTTTCTGTTTCTGCCTGTATTCATGCCCTATGCCGCCCATTTGGAGGGCAGCAATCTCAAGCTGGCTGGGCTGGCGTTCGGCATTTTTGCGCTGGTGCAAGCGCTGCTGCTGATCCCGTTTGGCATGTGGTCAGACCGGATCGGGCGCAAGCGAGTGATTTATGCGGGTCTGGGGCTGATGGCCGCAGGCAGCTTTCTGGGCGCGTGGGTGGATAGCATCGGCTGGTTGATTGTCGCCCGTGCCCTGCAAGGCACCGGCGCGATCAGTGCCGCGCTGACCGCGCTGCTGGCGGACCTCACCCGGGAGGAGCATCGCACCAAGGCCATGGCGATGGTGGGCGGCAGTATTGGTGTGACCTTTGCCGTGTCGCTGGTGGCGGCAGCGCAGATTGAACACGCGATCGGCGTCTCCGGCATGTTTTTCCTGATGGGCTGCCTGGCGATTGCGGCGGCCTTCGGCGTACGCTTTGTGGTGCCGGACCCGCAGCGCTCACGCTTCCATTCTGACGCGGAAACCAATGCCAACCGCCTGCCCGCTATCTTGCGGGATGGTCAGCTGCTGCGCTTGAACTTTGGCGTATTTGCGCTGCACGCTGCGCAAGCCGCCATGTTCTCGGTGATTCCGTTTTCGCTGGCCCAGTTGGGGATGCACAAGCCGGATCACTGGCACGTCTACCTGCCGGTGGCCATGGTGGGCTTTGTACTGATGGTGCCTGCCATCATCTACGGTGAAAAGCGCGGCAAACTGAAGCAGGTGTTCCTGGGCGCCATTGTACTGATGATGCTGGCGCAGCTGGGCATGGCCCTGTGGCTGGATTCGATCACCAGCATCGTGCTGTGGCTGGGGGTGTATTTTCTGGCCTTTAATGCGCTGGAAGCCACCCTGCCGTCCTTGATCTCCAAGATGGCGCCCGCCGATGCCAAAGGCACCGCCATGGGTGTGCAGAACACTGCACAGTCGATTGGCTTTGCCGTGGGCAGTGTCGGTGGCAGCTTCCTGCATGCGCATGGCGGACCGGCGGCTGCCTTTCTGCTGTGCGCCGGCCTGATGCTGGTATGGGCCATCTTGGCGCTGACCATGCAGACCCCGCTGCCGGTATCGAGCAAGATGCTGCATATTGCGGACGATTGGGAGGGCGATGCTGCCCTGCTGGGCGAGCAACTGCGGGCGTGTGACGGGGTGATTGAAGCGGTGGTGATTCCGGGCGAATCGGCCGCCTACCTCAAGGTGGCCCAGGCGGGGTGGGACGAAACCGCTGTGCTGGCGCTGATCGAAGCGACCGCTGGCACAGGCCGTGCATCCGCCTGA
- a CDS encoding 2-hydroxyacid dehydrogenase, with the protein MRILVYSPNHLDEWLAETRQHFPEADVQGWPCTPDWQADYALLWKPPAELFQQQNTLKAVFVLGAGVDAQLPLIPDSLPLYRLEDSGMGEQMADYVSHYLLRWFYRYDAYQLQHHWQPGTLDDKARWRVTILGYGAMGSAVAERVRQLGFPVQAWRRQPAGDAAIPVHAGLDALPACLGSTRVLVNLLPLTPETRGLLNQQRLSQLPPDSYLINLARGAHVVDEDLLAALDSGHLAGATLDVFQHEPLPAEHRYWQHPKVNVTPHIGALTPLPDALQQIQQKLGCLLQGLPAGGLVDRHRGY; encoded by the coding sequence ATGCGCATTCTGGTCTACTCCCCAAACCATCTGGATGAATGGCTGGCTGAAACCCGGCAGCATTTCCCTGAGGCCGATGTGCAAGGCTGGCCCTGCACACCAGACTGGCAGGCTGACTACGCGCTATTGTGGAAGCCCCCCGCTGAGCTGTTTCAGCAGCAAAACACCCTCAAAGCCGTATTTGTGCTCGGCGCCGGAGTGGACGCGCAGCTACCGCTGATTCCGGACAGCCTGCCGCTCTATCGGCTGGAAGACAGTGGCATGGGGGAGCAGATGGCGGACTATGTGAGCCACTACCTGCTGCGCTGGTTCTACCGTTACGATGCCTACCAGCTGCAACACCACTGGCAACCCGGCACGCTGGACGACAAAGCCCGCTGGAGGGTCACCATTCTCGGCTATGGTGCCATGGGTAGCGCAGTGGCAGAACGGGTGCGGCAGCTCGGTTTCCCGGTGCAAGCCTGGCGCCGCCAGCCAGCAGGCGACGCCGCCATTCCGGTACACGCCGGGCTGGACGCGCTGCCTGCCTGCCTGGGCAGCACCCGTGTACTGGTCAACCTGCTGCCGCTCACCCCGGAAACCCGTGGTCTGCTCAACCAGCAACGTCTCTCTCAGTTACCGCCTGACAGCTATCTGATCAATCTGGCGCGGGGCGCACATGTGGTGGACGAAGACTTGCTGGCCGCCCTCGACAGCGGCCATCTGGCCGGTGCCACGCTGGATGTGTTCCAGCATGAGCCACTGCCGGCCGAACACCGCTACTGGCAGCACCCCAAGGTCAACGTCACCCCTCATATCGGCGCACTCACCCCTCTGCCCGATGCCCTGCAGCAAATCCAGCAGAAGCTAGGTTGTCTTCTGCAAGGGCTACCCGCAGGCGGGCTGGTGGATCGGCATCGAGGGTATTGA
- the ribD gene encoding bifunctional diaminohydroxyphosphoribosylaminopyrimidine deaminase/5-amino-6-(5-phosphoribosylamino)uracil reductase RibD, which translates to MPITAADHHWMAQALQWASKGRYITTPNPSVGCVLVKNEQLIGAGHSQVAGQAHAEVMALRMAGEQARGATAYVTLEPCSHFGRTPPCCDALVQAGVARVVVALQDPNPQVAGQGLARLREAGITVDTGVLAEAARQHHRGFLSRMTRQKPWVTLKVATTLDGKTALLNGASQWITSPAARADVQQLRARSCAILTGSGTVLADDPQLTIRHIDGLPWQGRQPLAVVVDSQLRTPQTARLLQGRPSLLAHGVAKPSWAAPHAELLYLPDPQGRVDLHALLQALAVRGCSELLVEAGSILNGALLRAGLVDEVILYLAPKLFGHHAQGAFNWPALEAVDLHTALQWIDCRHIGPDLRLTAIPTTH; encoded by the coding sequence ATGCCCATCACTGCCGCAGACCATCACTGGATGGCGCAAGCCCTGCAATGGGCCAGCAAAGGACGCTACATCACCACCCCCAACCCCAGTGTGGGCTGCGTGCTGGTCAAGAATGAGCAGCTGATTGGTGCGGGGCACTCACAAGTTGCCGGGCAAGCGCATGCCGAGGTGATGGCCTTGCGCATGGCGGGTGAGCAGGCGAGGGGGGCGACGGCCTATGTCACCCTGGAACCATGCAGCCACTTCGGCCGCACGCCGCCCTGTTGTGACGCTTTGGTGCAAGCGGGTGTAGCGCGCGTTGTGGTTGCCTTGCAGGACCCGAATCCTCAGGTGGCCGGGCAAGGGCTGGCCAGGCTGCGCGAAGCGGGCATCACGGTTGATACCGGCGTACTGGCCGAGGCAGCCCGTCAACATCACCGTGGTTTTCTCAGCCGGATGACCCGGCAGAAACCCTGGGTGACGCTGAAAGTCGCGACCACCCTGGATGGTAAAACCGCGCTGCTGAACGGTGCCAGCCAATGGATTACCAGCCCGGCGGCCCGTGCCGATGTACAGCAGCTGCGCGCCCGCAGCTGTGCCATCCTCACCGGCAGCGGTACCGTGCTGGCGGATGATCCACAGCTGACCATCCGGCACATCGACGGTTTGCCCTGGCAAGGGCGGCAGCCGCTGGCGGTGGTCGTCGACAGCCAGCTGCGCACCCCGCAAACGGCTCGTCTGCTGCAAGGCCGCCCCAGTCTGCTGGCCCATGGCGTGGCAAAGCCCAGCTGGGCAGCGCCCCACGCTGAATTACTGTATTTGCCCGATCCGCAGGGCAGGGTAGATCTGCACGCCCTGCTGCAGGCATTGGCCGTACGTGGCTGCAGCGAGTTGCTGGTTGAAGCGGGCAGCATACTCAATGGCGCGTTGCTGCGCGCGGGGCTGGTCGATGAAGTGATCCTCTATCTGGCGCCCAAGCTGTTCGGGCATCACGCGCAAGGGGCGTTCAACTGGCCTGCCTTGGAAGCGGTAGACCTGCACACGGCCTTGCAATGGATAGACTGCCGCCATATCGGCCCCGACCTGCGGCTCACCGCCATCCCGACCACACACTGA
- a CDS encoding alpha/beta hydrolase — MTALLPAVEIEPTQPATHSIIWMHGLGADGHDFEPIADELPLPAHMQLRFVFPHAPAIPVTINNGYVMRAWYDILDFSDLHRTVDEAGITRSRHAIEALVAREIARGIPSERIFLAGFSQGGVMAYNVGLSYPQKLAGIIALSTYLPNAAQLDAQLSPANQHTPVFAAHGTLDPVVNLRLGDVARQHVTQLGHPVSWHTYPMQHSVCMEEVQALGRWLGEHA; from the coding sequence ATGACTGCCCTGCTCCCCGCTGTTGAAATTGAACCGACCCAGCCCGCCACCCACAGCATCATCTGGATGCATGGCCTCGGTGCCGACGGCCATGATTTTGAGCCCATTGCCGATGAGCTGCCCTTGCCCGCGCACATGCAGCTGCGATTCGTCTTCCCGCATGCACCAGCCATTCCGGTGACGATCAACAACGGTTACGTGATGCGGGCCTGGTACGACATCCTCGATTTCTCCGATCTGCACCGTACTGTGGATGAAGCGGGCATCACCCGCTCCCGCCATGCCATCGAGGCGCTGGTGGCGCGGGAAATTGCACGTGGCATCCCCAGCGAGCGCATTTTCCTCGCCGGTTTCTCGCAAGGTGGTGTCATGGCTTACAACGTGGGCCTCAGCTACCCGCAGAAACTGGCCGGCATCATTGCGCTCTCTACCTATCTGCCGAATGCGGCCCAGCTGGATGCACAGTTAAGCCCGGCCAACCAGCACACCCCGGTCTTTGCCGCGCACGGTACGCTGGACCCGGTTGTCAACCTGCGGCTGGGTGATGTGGCCCGCCAGCATGTCACCCAGCTCGGTCACCCGGTAAGCTGGCACACCTACCCGATGCAACACTCGGTCTGCATGGAGGAAGTGCAGGCACTGGGCCGTTGGCTGGGAGAGCATGCCTGA
- a CDS encoding single-stranded DNA-binding protein: protein MASLNKVLLIGNLGRDPEVRYMTNGEAVANFSIATTESWKGKDGQKQERTEWHNIVMYRKLAEIAGQYLKKGSAVYVEGKLQTRKWQDKNTGQDRYTTEIIADEMKMLGGRSGGGMGGGSAPYDADDGGFSTPPQSFGGSQQGGGFSGNQPAPAPQQQQARKPAFDDQFDDDIPF, encoded by the coding sequence ATGGCCTCTCTCAACAAAGTTCTGCTGATCGGTAATCTCGGGCGTGACCCGGAAGTCCGCTACATGACCAATGGCGAAGCGGTGGCCAACTTCAGCATTGCCACCACCGAGAGCTGGAAGGGCAAAGACGGACAGAAGCAAGAGCGTACCGAATGGCACAATATTGTCATGTACCGCAAGCTAGCCGAAATTGCGGGCCAGTACCTGAAAAAAGGCAGCGCCGTCTACGTTGAGGGCAAGCTGCAAACCCGCAAGTGGCAAGACAAGAATACCGGGCAGGACCGCTACACTACCGAGATCATTGCCGACGAAATGAAGATGCTGGGTGGCCGCAGCGGCGGCGGCATGGGTGGCGGCAGCGCCCCGTATGACGCCGACGACGGTGGCTTCTCCACCCCGCCGCAATCCTTTGGCGGTAGCCAGCAAGGTGGCGGCTTCAGCGGCAATCAGCCCGCCCCCGCGCCGCAACAGCAACAGGCCCGCAAACCGGCATTTGATGACCAGTTCGACGACGATATTCCGTTCTAA
- a CDS encoding DUF2239 family protein, protein MHDSFPISYTSFQGHHRLATGSLQHNALTIKRAMETGNTVLIQLFDDATGQPLDIDLRGSDEEMLARLALSHPQAFESSEQYETKAGEEPRGRGRPKLGVVAREVTLLPRHWEWLSSQPGGASVALRKLVEEARRVSGQKEAQRQNQTRAYHFMSAIGGDLPGFEEASRALFANDLNGLEVHMSDWPADIRAHVLLLAGKA, encoded by the coding sequence ATGCACGACTCATTTCCCATTTCCTATACCAGCTTCCAAGGGCACCACCGGCTGGCAACAGGCTCATTGCAACATAATGCCTTGACCATCAAGCGTGCGATGGAGACGGGTAACACTGTGCTCATCCAGTTGTTTGACGATGCAACAGGCCAACCTCTGGATATTGATCTGCGTGGCAGTGATGAAGAGATGCTGGCTCGCCTGGCACTGAGCCATCCCCAGGCTTTTGAGTCGTCGGAGCAATATGAAACCAAGGCGGGGGAAGAACCTCGCGGGCGCGGGCGCCCCAAACTGGGCGTGGTGGCTCGCGAGGTGACCTTGCTGCCGCGCCATTGGGAGTGGCTGTCGTCTCAACCCGGCGGTGCATCTGTCGCGCTGCGCAAGCTGGTGGAAGAGGCACGTCGAGTCTCTGGCCAAAAAGAGGCGCAACGGCAGAATCAGACACGCGCCTACCATTTCATGTCAGCCATCGGCGGCGATCTGCCGGGCTTTGAAGAGGCAAGCCGTGCCCTGTTTGCCAACGACCTTAATGGGCTTGAAGTTCATATGTCAGACTGGCCGGCCGATATCCGGGCGCATGTACTGCTGCTGGCAGGCAAGGCGTAG
- a CDS encoding riboflavin synthase: MFTGIIQAVGRITQMEHRGQDVRLIVEACGLDLSDVALGDSIAHNGVCLTVIDKTETHYTLDVSAETLRVTVGLDQVGNLVNLEKALRLADRLGGHLVSGHVDGVGTVAHFAPPAGETNSDCMELRIDAPGTLARYIATKGSVTINGVSLTVNHVDGNRFSINLIPHTLTATNLHQLKPGSPVNLEIDQIARYCERILSYQSAAQQG, translated from the coding sequence ATGTTCACCGGCATTATTCAAGCTGTTGGCCGCATTACCCAGATGGAGCACCGCGGACAAGACGTCCGGCTGATTGTCGAGGCCTGTGGCCTGGATTTGTCCGATGTCGCCCTGGGGGACAGCATTGCGCATAACGGCGTATGCCTGACGGTCATCGACAAAACAGAGACACACTACACGCTGGATGTGTCGGCAGAAACCCTGCGGGTGACGGTCGGGCTCGACCAAGTAGGTAATCTGGTCAATCTGGAAAAAGCCCTGCGGCTGGCTGACCGCCTCGGTGGCCATCTGGTATCCGGCCATGTGGACGGGGTGGGCACCGTCGCCCACTTTGCTCCGCCTGCTGGCGAAACCAACAGCGACTGCATGGAGCTGCGCATTGACGCGCCAGGGACTCTGGCCCGCTACATCGCCACCAAAGGCTCCGTCACCATCAACGGTGTCAGTCTCACCGTCAACCATGTCGACGGTAACCGTTTCTCCATCAACCTGATCCCCCACACCCTGACGGCCACCAACCTGCACCAGCTCAAGCCCGGCAGCCCGGTCAACCTCGAAATCGACCAGATCGCCCGTTACTGCGAGCGGATCCTCAGCTACCAGAGCGCTGCCCAGCAGGGATGA
- the nrdR gene encoding transcriptional regulator NrdR: protein MKCPFCGSLDTQVLETRLTEDGDTIRRRRRCTACEKRFNTFETAEIRLPQVVKQNGNRAEFDRDKLRLSFMRPLHKRPVPTALVDEAIVRITQKLLALGVREVPARQIGEMVMTELKKLDQVAYIRFASVYRSFQDVDDFRDAIQEVQKGAS, encoded by the coding sequence ATGAAGTGCCCTTTTTGCGGTTCGCTGGATACCCAGGTTCTGGAAACCCGCCTGACCGAGGACGGCGACACCATTCGTCGCCGTCGCCGCTGTACGGCGTGTGAGAAGCGGTTCAATACCTTTGAGACTGCGGAAATTCGCCTGCCGCAAGTGGTCAAGCAAAATGGCAACCGTGCCGAGTTTGACCGCGACAAGCTGCGCCTCTCCTTCATGCGCCCGCTGCACAAGCGCCCGGTGCCTACAGCCCTGGTCGATGAGGCCATTGTACGGATCACCCAGAAACTGTTGGCCTTGGGCGTGCGTGAGGTGCCTGCGCGGCAGATCGGCGAGATGGTGATGACTGAGCTGAAAAAGCTGGATCAAGTTGCCTATATCCGCTTTGCCTCGGTGTATCGAAGTTTTCAGGATGTGGATGATTTTCGCGACGCCATCCAGGAAGTGCAAAAAGGCGCTTCCTGA